The window ttaaggaTAAacgtaataaatatattaaattaattacatATACAACTACTTTACTAGTATTCAATTACTGtgatacattaacaaaaataaacaaacgaaaATTTACAGTAAATATTCAAATTGTTCTCCATTGATCGTGAGATAATGACTGAACCGGTCATTactttcgtttttaacattctgtAGCATAACGGGTGTTTTTATGgggttattttaaataatatcgcTCGCTCCGCGGCTCGTATCTCAAAACACTCGTATATCGAGGTACCACTGTAGTTGTATACCAATATGAAATTTCATTTAATGTGTTTAATACgtttattcttcatttattattttgtaactaacttggaatttttgcatttttgtcaGCCTGTACAAATTTGAAGCATCgtgttatatattgaaaaaaaaatgggggatccattaaaaaaaagatgatgacgtcatcatacgaagttgcttcaccctgtatattactagattataatttgaaaaaattgtaaattaaaatcaaaaatcgacctgtttcgggaatttctaataattttgtttatgaaTTTATGCGTTACTTTATGGACGCACTGTATAAATATTTACTAATATCTCCTATACCTACCATACTTTGGTACGGCTATAAAATTACTTCTTGGGATTGATTTACTACTctgaataatatttttatatattttaaacgaACTTACCCCCATGAACAATCAATCAGAGCTTGTTGAGACAACCTCACAAGATTACCACCATTTTTCAAAAAGTATGCTCCTTCAATAGCTCCAACCGTACCAAATGACCAACACGATCCACAGACAGATTGATCTAAAATAATGTTACCAAATTGTAATACAAATATATTCCCCAAAGGTAGTATTTTAATAGACACAAACCTTTTACTGGTGAAACTGCACCAAATATTCTCCAATCATACGAGTCTGGAAGATTGTCCATTTCGTTTTTCTTGTAAGGGAATGGCTTTCCACCATTGTATACTCCGGTATACTTCTTTCCACGAAGTGCTTTTAGTTCCAGGTCGGATTTATCAGCTAGGTGATTGACAGTTAAAGTATAACCTGAAATAGATCAGAAAAGGATAAAATTTATTATAGTTAAGCTTTAAGAAACATTTATCTAAATCAAAAATCTGTGttaaataatacataaaaatGGTTCCCTATTTTGCAAGAAGATTTGCAACACAATTAAGAAAATAAAGATAaactaaataataaagaaaaggaaacagaaaaACTCACACTTGAGAAAAAACATTAAGATaaatgtttctaattttttatagtaaaaatgatgaaatataacTATAAGTGAGGTTATCCTCACTTAATTATTATTCATTCGCAAAAAGTTTTTATATGCCAAAGGGTTTTCTACTAATAGTTCTTTATTCAACATATTTAATATTCCTTTGTATAAACCCTTTTTTTAAgaagtatataattttttttcttacgcATCATTACTACAATTAAAGCTACTGCACATAATTTAAACTTCTTTTTCACCATCATTATTTACCTGTGTGTTTTGTTTACTCTAatcattaatagttatttaaccaacaagtgtattaataagggcgattaacaattgagatattttaacgcgtgagcgaagcgagcgcgttaatgttcgagattgttaatcgccattttaattcacgagttcgttacaaaacttttccgtcgaccgtacttttcacaaataaaaatatctcagtttaaatttttatttacttaacgataaataatgacatacaatgacataCAGTACTTACAgtggctacttcattttaaataattttttagtgggaattaaataggtatatgtctggttgcctacaccacaggtcactgccaatcacagagcgttaaatgtggttaaattaatttatacaagcaatgtatgttgtgttgcctataatgaaatcgttcattaatagaaaatcattcattaataggggtcattaatcaatgattttgagggtgttaaaattaatcataaatggacggtcgacggaaaacaAACTTAATTGTTAGGTTATCAATGCAAAATTGGTAGAGCGTAAGATAGTTGCAAACACAAAcccatatttttaatattaaatcgagttgtaactaatattttttgtactgaAATTAGCATAATGCAAGCGGACCTTACGGTGATGACAAATTTGGCCGATATGAGCGCTTTAAACGTGACGTATATCCCCTCCCGTCAGCTACACAGAACGaatatgtattatgtataattGTAGATAATGTGTCTGCTTGTTGCTGAGTTTTTTAGTAATATCAACCAGAGCCTACTGCATTCATTAAGAGTGCTACCAACCAAGTAACATTAGATTTCGCTGTtcgttaaacaaaataaaatgtaattatgcaACTTTAAATGTTAAATTATGAAAGAATTGTGGGTGGAAAGAATTATTACCTTTATTTTGTCGATTTACAGCGTGTATAAATCTAATATTTTGGCTGAATATATATTTGCGTTTTTCGTGTTCGTTTGTATCAGCATACTGCCTTCTATGTTTATTAACAAACTTATTAAATTCGAAGTCCAGGTGGCCGGTCTTTTCTGGTTTGATAAACTCAGCCATTGGGTTAAAAGTGTAAATATGTTTGTCTCCAGGCCCAGGAAAGGCGCTGCATTCTAGATCTAAAAAAGAAAGTATTATTTGCAAATAAGTTTATAAGATATGTATAAGTAAAATAACAATatccgttatataaaaataagtCCCTATTTCCATATGTCACCCCATAACTTGAGAACTTAAGAGAAGAGAACTTAAGACTTAATTTTAAGAGAACCTAAggcttaatttttaataatttcgcTTTTGTCAGTTACCACGATTTAAATGTCGTACTGGGTAGTGCACACAGACGTACATATTAAAATAGACTAAGTACTCTGTAGAGCTAAGGGACGACACTCTTATCTCTTATCAAGATTTAGCCATACCGCTCACACTCCCTGTAAGGGGAAAATTCACGCAtattaaaaggattgagctctggtgggactctttccgtgttatcgagccctaggtgacttggtatgctggagtatctcccaaaaattttcgtacacatctgtcttgcccagatttagccatacggctcacactccctctaagggaaaaattcactcatcccagatacctacggtatcaaaaggattgagctctggtgggactctttccatgttatcgagtcctaagtgacttggtatgctggagtgtCTCCCAAAAATGTGGCTAAAAGagaatattgtattatatttttttttaatgagaaataaaaagGCATTATTAATTGATTGATTTTATGGTGGCTCAACTAACTCTAATAGCAATAAGTTGATATGTCCCTTATACTGTAATCATTTCTTAATTTCACAGGCCTGAGATTATGGAGTAAAAATTGTAAACTCCGAAACCGATCGCAACACAACATCATTGATTTAATAAGCATAGAGGATTGTGGATAGACTTTTCTTTGGATTATCATCGCGCCTagatttcgacatcctctttgatgtcatCTTAAGGGCTTCCGAGGTTTCAGTGTCTCGAGCGCCCAGACACTActgcactgatcactaaccaatgtaTTACTGCCACTGGAAACAGAGTTGACGCTAACAATCTTTACACTTTCAGTGATTCGCGCACAGTGGTGACATCTACTTTGACGGCGAGTGACGAGAAGGATTTAGTTAAATAGTACTCTGTTCTTTTGGGCTATCGAAATGTGCAAACGATTGGAACTTAGCAATGGCTTGCTACTGCCCAGATGAAATAAGTCAAATATTATGGCGTTGGAGTACAAATTAGTCAAACTTTTCACGTATGAATCAGAATTGATAGAACAATATAACTGTTACTTCGATATCTCTACCTCGTCAGCCGTTTTATCCGATTCCGATTCAAACCGAAAAGTTCAACTAATGTTTCAAAATCTTCCCACTTTCAGTGATTCGCGCACAGAAGTGACATCTACTTTGACGGCGAGATACAAGAAGGATTTAGTAAAATAGCCCAGAGGAACAGAGAACAgagaaattatttaaactctCACCTCACAATTTACAATTAAAGGTAGGATCAGTTGTCATCATTCTGCGTAACATTAATTAACTTTGTTATGTTTGTTGCATATGTATGTTTGTATTACAAATGGTAAGAGAAAAAAGACGAGAAGCAGACGACCGCATGGCAGGTTACAAAATTATGATTCGAAGGTTTTAGAGTTTTATTAGATTGTacttacatattaaaataaagtaGTTTCAAAGTAATATATATTTCATTCTCCATTACGAGCACAGTAAACAACAAACCTTGACTGCAATGAAATCAGACTGACTGTGAAAAAGCTAATGAATAATGTCGTTGAGGCAACTATTATTACGGAAGAATACAAAGGAAATGATGTTTTCATAACGCGTATACCCATTATTCCAACAGTCTTACCATTAGATTTTAAACATTTGCAAACCGCAAGGCCAATCGTTGGATGTTTATCATCATTATTTATTTACGCAtatcaaaaaaagataaaaaatattgtttatcagAAAGCTTAAATGGATATTAAACTTTTTTCCTACAgaatgtttttgaatatttttttttggttgtctctaaatttttaattaatgaaCTTTGACATAATATTTAATTCCAAGGCGGTACTAAGTTCGCCGAATCGGCTagtttgtaataattaataatatttaattaaaagaataatataataaatttaacttACCGGAAGGAACTCTAAATGTATCATCTGAAATGGGACTTGGGTCGTAAGTATAATAGTCCAGATAATAGTGATCGTAGTGGCTACCCAATAAAGAATTGAATCCTTTCATTTCATACCTAAAAAAGTATCAAACTTACGATAAATGAATATAAACATTCGTTGCCATTTTTACGCCAAAATGCGCATTTGCAGATTGACGTACCCATTAGCAACATCTCTAATGTAACAGTTTATAACCTCCATTTAAACGGATATCACATTGAAAGTCTAGAACGCTCAGCGACGGTTTTCCATTAGAAAGACCTCCTTTCATTAAAAATCCATCAGTGTACAGTATAGTGACCAATAATATATAGGACAAAGCAACAGACAAATTTTTGTCAGATTCAACGAACACAAACTAGGATAGTAGGTAGTTCAAATCAAATAGCAACCATTCAAATTACAAGATGAGATCAATAAGAAAAGTTACagaaataaaagcataaacaagAAGCAACAAACATCGCAGTATAAGCAAGCTGCAACAATAGAGATGACACCCTAAACTTACAACCAACTTGGAACTCGCTAGTCAAATAGAAATAAACAtcgaaattaaaaaagaaaaattaacagCCCTCAAATTTAACCAGAGAATCTGATCCTGTAAATTTACCTTATGTAATATGTGTCTATGGTCTCCGACCGAGAAAAGATAAGACACGTAACTTAATGTAAGCCATGTAcgtgtaatattttaaaagtaaacCATAACTTACCTCACTGGTATTCCTTCGTTTTTGATCCACATGGTGTATCTATTTACTTTGTGTCCAACTATATTAACTAAGGTCCATTTTTCAGTTTCAAATCCATTTACTACTTCTTTTCCTAAAAATTATCATTTATCATATTGTCCCGTACAATAAACTTGGATAGGTAAAAAGGAGTTCCAGAAGTTGGGCGCTATTTTGGGTAACAAATGAAAATTGACCCAAGGGTATTTCCCAAGAACTCGAAATCCATAGAAAAGGTATGAAATCGCATATCTCGAGGAATACACTCAGTAAGCATTGTTTAGATATAATAAAACCATATGCGCTTCAAATATCCTAAATTCATTTGGAAAGGCAATTAATACTTTAAACTAGATAATCATCTCTAAATGTACCCTAAATAAATCAATCGTGCGGTAAATTTGCCCAGGACTTTACATAATATACCTACCTTCAGATTTAAATCCAGTCAAATCTGGTAAAATGGCTTGCGGAGTAATACTAATTTCTTCCGTGCCATTAACCATAAGGCAACTTCTAACATTTTCTTCAGTTTCTGTTGTAACTGGAGTGATTTTTAAACTCACACCATAACCTGGTGTTCCCAGTTGATAAGTCTTGACCATATCTCCATAGTAATCAATACGCGATCGTTTTGATGGTTCATCATACCTGAAATTTAAATTTCCCATAGTTTTCAATATAcactaattattttaatataaagacCAACGAAAAGTATTTGGTAGAAATCAGAGTATCATTCCTGATTTGATATCTAAATATTTAATCCGTATTTATGTTGCGCCATCCATAGTTTTACGAACGAAGATTTCGTTATACAGTGCGTGATAAAAGAAGCGGGACGGTCGAACATTTCGCGAATTAACAATtgaatcgaaaaaaaaaacacgtgtccaatatttttcaaaaactatCGAATGACATCAAACACGACCCCTCCCCCCAGCCACACCCTATAGGGTGGAGAGGGGGgcaactttcaaattttaaatgggAACCCCCATTTTTTATTGCGGATTTGGATTCCTCGTCATAAATAAGTACCGTTACTGAGGAACATTTTTTCGAATTGTTGATAGATGGCGGTATAATCGGAAAACACCATTTATCGTAATACCCTAGGAAAATTACGGAAACGgtttaatatctcgagaaatatacttccaaatgaaaaaccaaaaaacacgtgtttaattttattcaaaaatctATCGAGTGGTATCTAACACGACCCCACACCCAGACCCCCACCACCTGTTGGTGGGGCGGGGATCAACTTTGAAATCATAAATGGAAAACCACATTTTTTAGGTTACTGTTGGTATAAATGataaagatcttagaattattaAAAACATACTGTAATCAAACAGCAAGCATTAGAAAGGATGAAATGTTGACAGATTCTGTATTAATTCAACGTGGAGTATGAAAGAGATCTATATTATCCcctcttatttttaatatatactcataATAAATGTTCGAAAATGCCGTAGAAGACGTGGACGAAGGTATTTTAGTGAATGGAGAAAGAttcaacattagatatgcggacgacacagtcgTATTTGCTGACAGTGTGGAAAGTCTTTAAATATGTACAGAAGTAAGCCAACTATACGGTCTGGACATGGaggctttcgagatgtggtgttaaaAACGGATACTGCGGATCTCATGGGTTGATCGAGTGACGAACTATGAAGCTCTCCGCAGAATGGGTAAATAATGTAAAGTGTTCATCGCAATAAAAAGAAGGATGGTCATATTATGagaaataatgataaaaaaaagtTTGTGTACTTTCTGACTAAGGTCTAGGGTTAGGGACTACCTACGTAACCTGGACCGAAAGCTATATGTGCCCTCCGAATTACGGTGGCGGAtcagttaaattaaaaattgcaaagTTACGGCAGCCACAGAAATAATAATAGGTATGGCTTACTTCAATTAGTTATTGATATAGGTAGTTTAAAAAGAATATCTTAATTTGTATTAACAGTATACATAAATGACGTTAACCTAAATACTTGTAAAATGATTGATGTCacaaaggaacaaaaaaaaatgtggtttataattaattttctattgattaTATGTTTATGcagataattatttatttatgtaaataaagtaaatttcaGTAAACACGTTAAACAACTCAATATTATCTAAGATGCAGATAACGAGTGCAAGAGTTCAATCTTTAATCTTGACGTTTTCTTTGATCAATACATtggaaaaattataaaatttagctAAATGGAATTGTTTATGAAACTAATTATCTCAAATAAATGATTTTGTTAGAGGAACCAAATAAACAGCTGTTAGGTATTTCCAATGTGTGTTTAATATTAAAGATAAACAGATACAGAATAAAATAGTATAAACTaagatcttcttcttaaagtgcctatctttactttgtttattgcagcgcggaacagttcagtggttgtcgtgttataccactttcgtaaattttgaagccaggaaatgcgtcttcttcccggtcctctcttaccatttactttcccttggagaatcagctggagaaggcggcaacattcttgatttctcattacacgtcctagatattccaactttttagttttgacggtcatgagaatttcacattctttccccattctacgcaggacctccacattagtaactctgtcaacccaggatatacgtaagatgcacctataacaccacatttcaaaagcttcgagccgattcatagatgcaacagttagtgtccacgcttccattccgtagagcagaactgtgaatatgtagcagttcagtagacggcattttgtttttaatgatatgtctcgactgttgaaaatggttctcattctaacgaatgctgcttttgcttttattattcgctgtttaatttctattgagtggtcccattggctatttaaattggtgtctagatatgtatattgctcgactctttcgatattctgttggttgattgtaagttgagcgtttagtattggttttttactaattgtcataaatttggttttctttatgttaaaagctagtccgtatctgttgctgacttctgttatgcgatttgttaatatctgtaagtcattcagatcatcggcaaaaactatagtgtcatctgcatatctaatgttattcaaccattcaccgtttattagtattcctttcgcaaaaccgtctaaagcttccttaaatacccattcagaataaatattgaacaacaatggagacaaaatacagccctgtcgtactccacgttctattgcaattttatcagttaactggtcttctattttgattttggccgtttgattgtagtaaatgtttctgataattctaagatctttgttgtcaattccaatttcttgcattagagtcattaatttgtcatgttttactctgtcaaatgccttctggtaatctataaagcatacgtatatgtcacaattcacatccctgtatctctgaaatagcacctgtacagcaaaaagggcctcccgtgttcccagagcatcacgaaatccgaattgtgttcttgttagttgttccttacgttttgtatatattcttttgtgaatgacctttagaaatgttttaagtaaatggctcataaggcttataattctatagtcttcgcactttctcgcattgggtttttttggaagatttataaaagttgacactaaccatttttggggaattatgcctgtatc is drawn from Diabrotica undecimpunctata isolate CICGRU chromosome 5, icDiaUnde3, whole genome shotgun sequence and contains these coding sequences:
- the CtsK1 gene encoding digestive cysteine proteinase 2, whose protein sequence is MGSFTIVLLFCCIVLSAHGKDQSPTWKKTYSVTGILSIPYAEIQEPFSAWYDEPSKRSRIDYYGDMVKTYQLGTPGYGVSLKITPVTTETEENVRSCLMVNGTEEISITPQAILPDLTGFKSEGKEVVNGFETEKWTLVNIVGHKVNRYTMWIKNEGIPVRYEMKGFNSLLGSHYDHYYLDYYTYDPSPISDDTFRVPSDLECSAFPGPGDKHIYTFNPMAEFIKPEKTGHLDFEFNKFVNKHRRQYADTNEHEKRKYIFSQNIRFIHAVNRQNKGYTLTVNHLADKSDLELKALRGKKYTGVYNGGKPFPYKKNEMDNLPDSYDWRIFGAVSPVKDQSVCGSCWSFGTVGAIEGAYFLKNGGNLVRLSQQALIDCSWGFGNNGCDGGEDFRAYQWMLKHGGIPTEEDYGPYLGQDGYCHSNTVPKVAHITGWVNVTSGDENALRMALVRHGPISVAIDASHKTFSFYSNGVYYDPQCGNKEEDLDHAVLAVGYGVINGEKYWLVKNSWSTYWGNDGYVLMSSRNNNCGVMTTPTYVTM